A part of Nitrospira sp. genomic DNA contains:
- a CDS encoding MFS transporter yields MTTSRSFFYLCTLGVFCFISYNLVRMPVLSLFAESLGAGPERIGLIVSVSTITGVLLKLPSGALSDIYGRKMLLRIGVVAFGLPPFIYPFISDLNALTALRFVHGLATAIFAPSALATVADLYKERRGAAMGTYTACTQSGSLLGPFLGGWLAHTTGFPTAFVTAGVFGCIAILIFFSLHLDEPPPRVREKGLAPVIAEMGKGFLAVARNRKVLITSSTDAAKMIANGALMAFLPLYGLSVGLNAGEVGLMFSVQAVTSFLSKPVMGRISDRVGRQPLIVLGLVICAATFISIPHVGSFAVLLMLSSGFGFGEAVVSSSSAALVADSSEFKRLGAGMGMQGTVMDIGHASGPLLAGLLIAHASYQGAFAVIAGIQILAAVAFWATMRSLTR; encoded by the coding sequence ATGACCACGTCCCGCAGCTTTTTCTACCTCTGTACCCTCGGCGTGTTTTGTTTCATCAGCTATAACCTCGTTCGCATGCCGGTGCTGTCGCTCTTTGCAGAGTCGCTTGGTGCCGGGCCGGAACGGATTGGATTGATCGTCTCGGTGTCGACGATTACCGGAGTGCTGTTGAAACTGCCCTCCGGTGCCCTGTCCGATATTTATGGGCGGAAGATGCTGCTCCGCATCGGGGTCGTGGCGTTCGGGTTGCCGCCGTTCATCTATCCGTTCATTTCCGATCTCAACGCCCTGACCGCGTTGCGATTTGTTCACGGATTGGCGACGGCCATCTTCGCGCCGAGCGCCCTGGCCACGGTGGCGGATCTTTACAAAGAGCGGCGGGGGGCGGCGATGGGCACCTACACGGCCTGCACCCAGTCCGGTTCCCTCCTGGGCCCGTTTCTCGGCGGATGGTTGGCCCACACGACAGGGTTTCCAACGGCATTTGTGACGGCTGGAGTCTTCGGCTGCATCGCCATCCTCATCTTCTTCAGTCTGCATTTGGATGAGCCGCCCCCGCGCGTACGCGAGAAGGGGCTGGCTCCGGTGATCGCGGAGATGGGGAAAGGCTTTCTCGCGGTGGCCCGCAACCGGAAAGTCTTGATCACCAGCTCCACCGATGCGGCCAAGATGATCGCCAATGGCGCGCTCATGGCGTTTCTGCCGCTCTATGGCCTCTCGGTCGGACTGAACGCCGGTGAGGTGGGCCTGATGTTCAGTGTGCAGGCGGTGACATCGTTTTTGTCCAAGCCGGTGATGGGCCGGATATCGGATCGAGTGGGGCGACAGCCGTTGATCGTGCTGGGCCTGGTCATTTGCGCGGCGACGTTCATCAGCATTCCCCATGTCGGATCATTTGCCGTGCTGCTGATGCTGTCATCGGGCTTCGGGTTCGGAGAAGCCGTGGTGTCGTCATCTTCTGCCGCGCTGGTGGCCGACAGTTCGGAATTCAAACGACTAGGGGCGGGAATGGGGATGCAGGGAACGGTGATGGATATCGGGCATGCCAGCGGCCCGCTCCTGGCCGGGCTTTTGATTGCCCACGCCAGCTACCAGGGAGCCTTTGCCGTGATCGCCGGGATCCAGATCCTCGCGGCCGTTGCGTTCTGGGCGACGATGAGATCGCTCACCCGGTAG
- the ribD gene encoding bifunctional diaminohydroxyphosphoribosylaminopyrimidine deaminase/5-amino-6-(5-phosphoribosylamino)uracil reductase RibD, giving the protein MALALRLAAKGRGHTSPNPMVGAVVVHRGTIVGQGSHRKVGGPHAEVIALSQAGSRAKGGTLYVTLEPCSHLKKRTPPCVPLVIGSGVRRVVVGMVDPNPQVQGRGVTQLKRAGIQVDVGCCESEARQLNEAYIHWVQTGRPFTILKAGMTLDGQIATAAGESQWITDEAARMQAHRLRADVDAVLVGIGTVLRDDPQLTARTGVDPARLAPRQPLRVVVDSRLRIPSGAAVLQRQDEAHTVIATTRAAAATKIERLRDCGIDVLVLPKASGHVDLMALWTRLGQLGVTSLLVEGGSDVNAAVLRAGLPQRLMCFIAPLLLGGQDAKGLLGGLSPRHLREAVPLKNLRMELVGRDMLIQADFPTR; this is encoded by the coding sequence ATGGCCCTGGCGCTTCGCCTTGCCGCGAAGGGCCGGGGGCACACCAGCCCCAATCCCATGGTCGGCGCGGTCGTCGTCCACCGCGGGACTATTGTCGGACAGGGTTCCCATCGCAAAGTCGGCGGCCCCCATGCCGAAGTGATCGCCTTGAGTCAGGCTGGGTCTCGCGCCAAAGGCGGCACCCTCTACGTGACCCTCGAACCCTGCAGTCATCTCAAAAAACGCACCCCACCCTGTGTTCCCCTGGTCATCGGCTCCGGCGTCCGCCGCGTCGTCGTGGGCATGGTCGATCCGAATCCGCAGGTGCAGGGACGGGGCGTGACTCAACTCAAGCGGGCAGGGATTCAGGTCGACGTCGGTTGCTGCGAAAGCGAGGCGAGGCAACTCAACGAGGCCTATATCCATTGGGTGCAGACCGGTCGGCCCTTCACCATCCTGAAAGCCGGGATGACGTTGGATGGCCAGATCGCGACGGCTGCCGGCGAATCGCAGTGGATCACCGATGAGGCAGCCCGGATGCAGGCCCATCGGTTGCGCGCCGACGTCGATGCCGTGCTGGTCGGGATCGGTACGGTACTACGCGACGATCCGCAGCTCACCGCCAGGACGGGTGTTGATCCCGCGCGACTCGCTCCGCGGCAGCCGCTCCGGGTGGTGGTCGACAGCCGACTACGTATTCCGTCGGGGGCAGCCGTGCTGCAACGACAGGACGAAGCCCATACCGTGATTGCCACCACACGCGCGGCTGCGGCAACAAAGATCGAGCGCTTGCGAGATTGCGGCATTGATGTCTTGGTGCTGCCCAAAGCCAGCGGGCACGTCGATCTCATGGCATTGTGGACGAGGCTTGGACAGCTCGGCGTCACGAGTCTGTTAGTCGAAGGCGGAAGCGATGTGAATGCGGCCGTGCTTCGAGCGGGACTGCCTCAGCGGTTGATGTGTTTTATCGCCCCGCTCCTGCTGGGTGGGCAGGATGCGAAGGGGTTGTTGGGAGGTCTCTCACCGCGCCACCTACGCGAGGCCGTGCCGCTCAAGAATCTCCGCATGGAGCTTGTCGGGCGTGATATGCTGATCCAGGCTGATTTCCCGACTCGATAG
- a CDS encoding penicillin-binding protein activator LpoB yields the protein MIEWCEAAGGRRVAAMVLAGVALVAGGCGHETTVTRVETGVVTDLSGRWNDTDSQMVAEAMVKEALANPWLGNFTKGKNRQPVVIVGTVLNKSHEHINVQTFVNDLERELTNSQKVTFVAAKGEREEVREERREQAVHAREDTQKAPGKEIGADYMMRGSIATILDEQDGTKAVFYQVDLEMVDLENNVKSWFGQKKIKKVVEKKRTIF from the coding sequence ATGATCGAGTGGTGTGAGGCGGCAGGGGGACGGAGAGTCGCGGCAATGGTGCTGGCCGGTGTGGCCCTGGTGGCCGGCGGGTGCGGACATGAAACCACGGTGACGCGCGTCGAGACCGGCGTGGTGACGGATCTCAGCGGGCGGTGGAACGATACGGATTCCCAAATGGTGGCCGAAGCCATGGTCAAGGAAGCGCTGGCGAATCCCTGGCTTGGTAACTTCACGAAGGGAAAGAACCGGCAGCCCGTCGTCATTGTCGGGACCGTGCTGAACAAGAGCCACGAGCATATCAATGTGCAGACGTTCGTGAATGACCTGGAACGGGAACTGACGAACTCGCAGAAGGTGACCTTTGTCGCCGCGAAAGGCGAACGGGAAGAAGTGCGTGAGGAACGGCGCGAACAGGCCGTGCATGCCCGCGAAGATACGCAAAAGGCGCCCGGCAAGGAAATCGGCGCCGACTACATGATGCGCGGGAGTATTGCGACGATTCTCGACGAACAGGACGGCACGAAAGCCGTATTCTACCAGGTCGATCTGGAAATGGTGGATCTGGAGAACAATGTGAAGTCCTGGTTCGGACAGAAGAAAATCAAGAAAGTGGTTGAGAAGAAACGCACCATTTTCTAG
- a CDS encoding IPT/TIG domain-containing protein: MQRQCSRELLLYSVIVGLLLCGSGTSVSATEEPAKGPTNQAPHSKPATATKPAAKGKSQKAAAGPSTGPSSKYASAETAAKAPACFGEAPKIHSVKPDEGKPGDRVTILGKGFGPAACLRSVSFGPGYPASFTFVNETQVTAVVPRGRRNGMAMMTLTTASGEDSKAFLVK; this comes from the coding sequence ATGCAAAGGCAATGCTCTCGAGAATTGCTCCTCTATTCCGTGATCGTCGGACTCCTGCTCTGTGGAAGCGGGACATCCGTGAGTGCGACTGAGGAGCCCGCGAAAGGCCCAACCAACCAAGCCCCTCACAGCAAGCCGGCCACGGCTACCAAGCCAGCGGCCAAGGGAAAAAGCCAGAAGGCAGCCGCCGGTCCATCCACAGGACCGTCATCCAAATATGCATCGGCGGAAACGGCCGCCAAGGCTCCGGCCTGTTTCGGCGAAGCGCCTAAGATCCATTCGGTCAAACCCGACGAAGGGAAACCGGGTGACCGCGTGACGATTCTCGGAAAAGGCTTCGGCCCGGCTGCCTGCCTGCGCTCGGTATCGTTCGGTCCCGGCTATCCTGCGTCGTTCACGTTCGTCAACGAGACGCAGGTTACCGCCGTCGTCCCGAGAGGGCGACGAAACGGCATGGCCATGATGACCCTCACCACGGCTTCGGGGGAAGATTCCAAGGCCTTTCTCGTGAAGTAG
- the argS gene encoding arginine--tRNA ligase has protein sequence METIPSLLISKIRQALGDDSVPIHVTPAGDSRFGDYQTPVAMHMAKQRRVNPRALAQEIASRITMEPMGPPPEIAGAGFINFRLDPSWLAARTAVLAADARLGCPPLAPRTLVVDFSSPNVAKSMHVGHIRSTILGDCLCRIGRFLGHRVIADNHIGDWGTQFGILLVGWKTLLNRDALAKEPIAELERIYKTVSAQCDPDKPGYDPALRAQAKQELVKLQGGDPENLASWQDMIRLSQVQFDALYARLGVRFDHTHGESFYNPALKGVVEDLLQRGVARESQGAVCVFSDHSVPEKDDPFLIQRDGQWVDVPAIVQKADGAANYMTTDLATLDYRLREFSPDDIVYVTDGRQQQHFRQLFTVFRRWRPEAAGRVTLSHVWFGSILGEDNKPFKTRSGETVKLADLLDEAVERADRLIAERNSELGAAERATTARIIGLGAVKYADLSPNRQGDYVFNWDKMLSFHGNTAPYLQYSYVRIQSIFRKAAESGRPVEPPSADQPLTLTEEAEILLAKRLNQFGEILPGVLVDYKPSNVATYLFDLAGCFHNFFESCPVLKSDEPVRSSRLALCHLTGRLLREGLGMLGIEVPERM, from the coding sequence ATGGAAACGATTCCCTCACTTCTGATCTCCAAGATCCGACAGGCATTGGGAGATGACTCTGTCCCTATCCATGTGACGCCGGCCGGCGACAGTCGGTTCGGCGATTACCAGACTCCCGTGGCCATGCACATGGCGAAGCAACGGCGGGTCAATCCCCGGGCATTGGCACAGGAGATCGCCTCCCGAATCACTATGGAGCCGATGGGGCCACCGCCTGAAATTGCCGGCGCCGGCTTCATCAATTTCCGGCTCGATCCCTCCTGGCTCGCCGCCCGCACCGCCGTCCTGGCGGCAGATGCCCGATTGGGCTGCCCGCCGCTTGCCCCGCGGACACTGGTGGTGGATTTTTCCTCTCCGAACGTCGCCAAGTCCATGCACGTCGGCCACATTCGTTCGACGATTCTGGGTGATTGTCTCTGCCGGATCGGCCGGTTTTTGGGGCATCGCGTCATCGCCGACAATCATATCGGCGATTGGGGGACACAGTTTGGAATTTTGCTGGTCGGCTGGAAGACGTTGTTGAACCGAGACGCATTGGCCAAGGAACCGATCGCCGAGTTGGAACGAATCTATAAAACCGTGAGCGCGCAGTGCGATCCCGACAAGCCCGGCTACGATCCCGCGCTACGCGCGCAAGCCAAGCAGGAATTGGTGAAACTGCAAGGCGGCGATCCGGAGAACCTGGCAAGCTGGCAGGACATGATTCGGCTGTCTCAAGTCCAGTTCGATGCGCTGTACGCCCGCTTGGGAGTGCGGTTCGATCACACGCATGGAGAGTCCTTTTACAATCCAGCGCTGAAAGGCGTGGTCGAGGACTTGTTGCAACGGGGAGTCGCGCGGGAAAGTCAGGGTGCTGTGTGTGTCTTCAGCGACCATAGCGTTCCTGAGAAAGACGATCCTTTTTTGATCCAGCGCGACGGCCAATGGGTCGATGTGCCGGCCATCGTCCAGAAGGCCGATGGCGCCGCCAACTACATGACCACCGATCTCGCCACCTTGGACTATCGTCTGCGCGAGTTCTCGCCGGACGATATCGTCTATGTCACGGATGGGCGGCAACAGCAGCACTTTCGCCAACTGTTCACGGTGTTTCGCCGGTGGCGGCCCGAGGCGGCGGGACGAGTGACGCTCAGCCATGTCTGGTTCGGCAGCATTTTGGGCGAGGATAACAAACCGTTCAAAACGCGCAGCGGGGAGACCGTCAAATTAGCCGATCTCCTCGATGAGGCGGTCGAGCGGGCGGACCGGCTCATCGCCGAGCGCAATTCGGAACTGGGCGCTGCGGAACGCGCCACGACAGCTCGCATCATTGGACTCGGCGCCGTGAAATATGCCGACCTGTCTCCCAATAGGCAGGGCGACTACGTATTCAACTGGGACAAGATGCTCAGTTTCCACGGCAACACCGCGCCGTATCTGCAATACAGTTATGTGCGGATTCAGAGTATCTTCCGAAAGGCGGCAGAAAGCGGGCGACCAGTGGAGCCTCCCTCTGCCGATCAACCCTTAACCTTGACGGAAGAGGCGGAGATCCTATTGGCCAAACGGCTGAATCAATTCGGGGAAATTCTGCCCGGCGTGTTGGTGGACTATAAACCGAGCAATGTGGCGACGTATTTGTTCGATCTGGCCGGCTGTTTTCACAACTTCTTCGAATCCTGTCCCGTGCTCAAATCCGATGAGCCGGTCCGTTCATCGCGCCTGGCGCTGTGTCATCTCACCGGGCGTCTTTTGCGTGAGGGACTGGGCATGCTGGGCATCGAAGTTCCCGAGCGGATGTAA
- a CDS encoding tetratricopeptide repeat protein, with protein MAVLCAAEIFADISSAQAQVGKPEGLYYKSWAVVVGVENYLVAPKVPGALESAHAVAAALRELGFDEVIELQDKEASSRRLLQILNDYLPRKVGRQDRVVIFFSGHAGVIQDAQSKDLGYVVPWDAQVNNPGKAITLDQFKEFSRRSASKHVLFLFDANLRGWDVTAPQPLSLEGRLSPEDDTEKRSVQVITAAEKEETVAHGAGPSPFATALVSGLKGAADLNKNGWVMASELASQVRQEVERDTNGAQHPQFVQLEGDGDVILVEGRKETFALGKEPSTEADRIKEARVQYEQAFALLQQQKSAEEALERLNRAITYDPSFGDAYVLKSYIRLEVLPNLEESLAAARAAVQHAPQNPDSHYSLGMALEKKGQPKEAEQAMQQALVVNPAYTDVYFSLGTLYADYLNEPQKSVDAFRRYLELGGQSERALRAVQGSVPPPEKPAPQ; from the coding sequence TTGGCAGTCTTGTGTGCTGCCGAAATCTTCGCTGATATCTCCTCTGCCCAAGCCCAAGTTGGCAAGCCTGAAGGCCTCTACTATAAGTCCTGGGCGGTGGTCGTCGGCGTGGAGAATTACCTCGTGGCGCCGAAAGTACCCGGAGCGTTGGAAAGTGCCCATGCGGTCGCGGCGGCGTTGCGGGAACTCGGCTTCGACGAAGTCATCGAATTGCAAGACAAGGAGGCGAGTTCACGGCGGCTCCTCCAGATTTTGAACGATTATCTTCCACGCAAGGTGGGACGGCAGGATCGGGTCGTGATCTTTTTCTCCGGCCATGCCGGTGTGATCCAGGATGCTCAGTCGAAGGATCTTGGCTACGTCGTGCCCTGGGACGCGCAGGTGAACAACCCTGGGAAAGCGATCACGCTCGATCAATTCAAAGAGTTCAGCCGTCGATCCGCCTCCAAGCATGTGCTCTTCCTGTTTGACGCCAATCTTCGCGGATGGGATGTCACCGCCCCGCAACCGCTGTCATTGGAAGGCCGCCTCTCGCCGGAAGATGATACGGAAAAACGGTCCGTTCAGGTGATCACCGCGGCTGAGAAAGAAGAAACGGTGGCCCACGGCGCTGGGCCAAGCCCCTTTGCCACGGCACTGGTGTCGGGGTTGAAGGGAGCGGCCGACCTCAATAAGAACGGCTGGGTCATGGCCAGTGAACTCGCAAGCCAAGTGAGGCAGGAGGTGGAGCGCGACACGAACGGCGCGCAACATCCGCAGTTCGTCCAACTGGAAGGGGACGGCGACGTCATCCTCGTCGAAGGCCGAAAAGAAACCTTCGCACTCGGTAAGGAACCGAGCACTGAGGCTGATCGGATAAAAGAAGCCCGTGTGCAATATGAGCAGGCGTTCGCACTCCTTCAGCAGCAAAAATCGGCAGAAGAGGCGCTGGAACGGCTCAATCGTGCGATCACGTATGATCCGTCCTTCGGCGATGCCTACGTACTGAAGAGTTACATCCGGTTGGAGGTGTTGCCCAACCTGGAGGAATCGCTGGCGGCGGCGCGCGCCGCGGTCCAGCACGCGCCGCAGAATCCCGATTCGCACTACTCGTTAGGAATGGCGCTTGAAAAGAAGGGGCAACCGAAGGAAGCCGAGCAGGCCATGCAGCAAGCGTTGGTCGTCAATCCCGCCTACACGGATGTCTATTTTTCCCTCGGCACCCTCTATGCCGACTACTTGAACGAGCCGCAGAAATCAGTCGATGCATTCCGCCGGTACCTGGAGTTGGGCGGGCAAAGCGAACGCGCGCTCCGTGCCGTTCAAGGCAGTGTTCCTCCGCCGGAGAAACCTGCCCCGCAGTAG
- a CDS encoding riboflavin synthase: MFSGIVEEMGAVSALNRSLAGTRLTIMASTVMGDLMIGASVSVNGVCLTAVARSEHDFSVDVSPETLNVTTLGSLTSGSPVNLERAMKLNERIGGHMVSGHVDGIGALRSRRQDGNALILEIEAPKEVLRLCVQKGSITVDGISLTINEVAERSFLVAIIPHTAKVTTLGLKQVGDGVNLESDLIGKYVERLLQERGLLPSKPAPVIDTDYLKKRGLL, encoded by the coding sequence ATGTTCAGCGGCATCGTGGAAGAAATGGGCGCCGTATCGGCGCTGAATCGAAGTTTGGCGGGCACGCGTCTGACCATCATGGCCTCAACCGTCATGGGTGACCTCATGATCGGCGCCAGCGTGAGTGTGAACGGTGTCTGTCTGACGGCGGTCGCGCGCAGCGAGCACGACTTCTCCGTCGACGTGTCTCCGGAGACGCTCAACGTTACGACCCTCGGCAGTCTCACGTCTGGTTCGCCGGTGAATCTCGAGCGCGCCATGAAACTGAATGAACGCATTGGCGGCCACATGGTCTCCGGCCATGTCGACGGCATCGGTGCCCTTCGCAGCCGGCGTCAGGACGGCAACGCGCTGATTCTGGAGATCGAGGCACCCAAAGAGGTGCTGCGCCTCTGCGTGCAGAAGGGCTCGATCACGGTGGATGGGATCAGCCTGACCATCAACGAAGTGGCCGAACGCTCGTTTCTGGTGGCTATTATTCCCCACACGGCGAAGGTGACGACACTGGGCCTGAAGCAGGTGGGTGATGGGGTCAATTTGGAATCGGACCTGATCGGAAAATATGTCGAGCGATTGCTGCAGGAACGAGGCCTCCTGCCGTCCAAACCGGCTCCCGTCATCGACACGGACTATTTGAAGAAGCGGGGACTGCTCTGA
- the acs gene encoding acetate--CoA ligase yields the protein MSDKIDTLLKEGRVIQPSARTKAAAHIPDYDQAYKASIADPEAFWGSVAKELEWFSPWSRVLEWNYPWAKWFVGATCNIAYNCLDRHANSWRRNKVAIIWVGENGEERIFTYGELLRQVNRCANALKALGLKPGDRVTIYLPKIPEQVVAMLACARIGVIHSVVYSGFSAPALASRIQDAEARLVITADVGYDRGKTIPLKPVVDAAVQSCPSVEKVVVVRRDALGVALTAPKEIDWADWLKEQSATCAAEPLDAETPLYILYTSGTTGKPKGVVHVHGGYMVGTYITTKYVFDLKEDDVYFCVADPGWVTGHSYIVYGPLLNGATILMAEGKPDYPNPGRWWDLIARYGVSIFYTTPTAVRLLMKYGEDWPKKYDLSTLRVLGSVGEPINPEAWEWFYRVTGSNKPIMDTWWQTETGAILVTPLPSVPLKPGSATRPFLGIEADVVDKEGHSLPSNAGGFAVIKKPWPAMMRTIYKDPDRYKVYWNTIPNCYTAGDVCRKDQDGYMWFMGRADDVIKVAGNRIGTAEVESALVSHEAVAEAAVIGKPHRTAGEAIKAFVILKQGYQDSKELIQSLKDHVLKELGKIAVPQEIDIVQSLPKTRSGKIMRRVLKAKELGQDVGDISTIED from the coding sequence ATGAGCGACAAAATCGATACGCTACTCAAAGAAGGACGCGTCATTCAGCCGTCCGCCCGGACCAAAGCTGCGGCGCATATCCCGGATTATGACCAGGCCTATAAGGCCTCCATCGCCGACCCGGAAGCCTTCTGGGGCAGCGTGGCCAAGGAGCTGGAGTGGTTTTCCCCGTGGAGCCGGGTCTTGGAGTGGAACTACCCCTGGGCGAAATGGTTCGTCGGCGCGACCTGCAACATCGCCTACAACTGTCTCGATCGCCACGCCAATAGCTGGCGACGGAACAAGGTCGCCATCATCTGGGTGGGCGAGAACGGGGAAGAACGCATCTTTACGTATGGCGAACTCCTGCGCCAGGTTAACCGTTGCGCCAATGCGCTCAAGGCGCTCGGCTTGAAACCAGGCGACCGCGTCACCATCTATCTCCCCAAAATTCCCGAACAGGTCGTCGCCATGCTGGCCTGCGCGCGCATCGGCGTCATTCACAGTGTGGTGTATTCCGGATTCAGCGCACCGGCCCTCGCCAGCCGTATCCAGGATGCCGAAGCACGGCTGGTCATTACCGCGGATGTCGGCTACGACCGCGGAAAGACCATTCCACTCAAGCCCGTGGTGGACGCGGCCGTGCAATCCTGCCCCTCCGTGGAAAAAGTCGTGGTGGTCCGCAGGGACGCCCTCGGCGTCGCACTCACCGCGCCGAAAGAAATCGATTGGGCCGATTGGTTGAAAGAACAGAGCGCCACCTGCGCAGCAGAACCGTTGGATGCCGAAACTCCGCTCTACATCCTGTACACGTCCGGGACCACCGGAAAACCCAAAGGGGTCGTCCATGTGCACGGCGGCTACATGGTCGGCACCTATATCACCACGAAGTATGTGTTCGACTTGAAGGAAGACGACGTCTACTTCTGCGTGGCCGATCCAGGCTGGGTGACAGGACACAGTTACATCGTGTACGGCCCGCTGTTGAACGGCGCCACGATTCTCATGGCCGAGGGCAAGCCCGACTATCCGAATCCCGGCCGCTGGTGGGATCTCATCGCCCGGTACGGCGTGTCCATTTTCTACACCACGCCGACGGCCGTGCGATTGCTGATGAAATATGGCGAGGACTGGCCCAAGAAATACGACCTGTCCACCTTACGCGTACTCGGCAGCGTCGGCGAACCGATCAACCCGGAAGCCTGGGAATGGTTCTACCGCGTCACCGGCAGCAACAAACCCATCATGGACACCTGGTGGCAAACGGAAACCGGCGCCATTCTGGTCACGCCGCTCCCCTCCGTCCCGCTGAAACCCGGTTCGGCCACAAGGCCATTTCTGGGAATTGAAGCCGACGTGGTGGACAAGGAAGGCCACAGTCTCCCCAGCAATGCCGGTGGATTTGCCGTCATCAAAAAACCCTGGCCGGCCATGATGCGCACGATCTACAAAGATCCCGACCGCTACAAGGTCTACTGGAATACGATCCCCAATTGTTATACGGCGGGCGACGTCTGCCGCAAGGATCAGGACGGCTACATGTGGTTCATGGGCCGCGCCGACGACGTGATCAAAGTGGCGGGCAATCGCATTGGCACGGCGGAAGTCGAAAGCGCGCTGGTCAGTCACGAGGCTGTGGCCGAAGCCGCGGTCATCGGCAAGCCGCATCGCACCGCCGGAGAAGCGATCAAGGCGTTCGTCATCTTGAAGCAGGGCTATCAGGATTCGAAAGAGTTGATTCAGTCGCTCAAGGACCACGTGTTAAAGGAATTGGGGAAAATCGCGGTGCCGCAGGAAATCGATATCGTACAGTCACTGCCGAAGACACGGTCCGGAAAGATTATGCGGCGCGTGCTCAAAGCCAAGGAGCTCGGACAAGACGTGGGGGACATTTCCACCATCGAAGACTAA